Within Acidimicrobiia bacterium, the genomic segment TCCGAAAACCTGTTCATCGGCGCTGCCACGGTGAAGTCCCACATCAACCACCTGTTCACGAAGCTCGGAGTGCGAGACCGCGCCCAGGCTGTGGCGTTTGCCTACGAGAGCGGGCTCGTCCAACCGGGCGGAGCCAACGCCTGACCTCTGCGGTCAACCCTGGGGTTGAGGCGGCAACCCACCCACGCTCTGAAGACACGCCGCGTGCTGCTCCATACGTTGGTCACAGGCCGACGAAAGGAACACCATGGCCATCGCAGAGGCAACAAGAATCGAGACCAGGACCGGAACCCGCAAGCGTGGGCTCGGCGCATTCTTCTCGCTGACGTTCGCTCTCACCTGGGGTATCGCAGCGATCCTGATCGCCGCCCCAGACGCGGTCGAGCGGATGTTCGGACCGATCGGGTTGACGAACCCGCTGTACGTCCTTGCGGTCTACGCACCCGCCATCTCCGGACTGGTGATGGTCTGGCATCACCATGGCAGGGAGGGATTCCGGAGTTTCTTCAAGCGGTTCACGCTCGTTCGGATGCCGGTGTCGGGATGGCTGTTCCTGGTGGCCGGTGTGACGGCCATCGTCTACGCCGGCGCACTCGCTTCCGGCACAGCGGGCGATACTCCGGTGTTTTCGCCGTGGTACACCGCACTGCCGGTCTTGGGTCAGTTCATGTTCCTGGCCGGGACCGTCGAGGAGATCGGCTGGCGAGGAGTGGCGCTTCCGCTGCTCCAGCGGCGCTTCACCCCGCTCGTCTCCGGGCTCGTGGTGGGCGTCGCCTGGGCAGTGTGGCACCTGCCGGCGTTCGCCATGTCCGGGACCATTCAGAGCGCATGGTCCTTCGGTCCCTACTTCGTCGGCCTGCTGGCGGTTTCGGTGATCTTCACCTGGATGTTCAACACCTCGAAGGGCAGTCTCCTGGTCGCGTGGCTGCTCCACTTCCAGCTGATGAACCCTCTGTTCCCCGATGCCCAGCCGTGGGACACGCTGTTCTACGTGATCGCAGCGGCGCTCGTCGTGATCGTCGACCGCCGGCG encodes:
- a CDS encoding type II CAAX endopeptidase family protein, with product MAIAEATRIETRTGTRKRGLGAFFSLTFALTWGIAAILIAAPDAVERMFGPIGLTNPLYVLAVYAPAISGLVMVWHHHGREGFRSFFKRFTLVRMPVSGWLFLVAGVTAIVYAGALASGTAGDTPVFSPWYTALPVLGQFMFLAGTVEEIGWRGVALPLLQRRFTPLVSGLVVGVAWAVWHLPAFAMSGTIQSAWSFGPYFVGLLAVSVIFTWMFNTSKGSLLVAWLLHFQLMNPLFPDAQPWDTLFYVIAAALVVIVDRRRMLGHGDAVVDILHPDTDNHSSTSSTGR